A genomic window from Vitis riparia cultivar Riparia Gloire de Montpellier isolate 1030 chromosome 16, EGFV_Vit.rip_1.0, whole genome shotgun sequence includes:
- the LOC117933812 gene encoding subtilisin-like protease SBT3.5, translating to MSSVHHGSLILIFLASLILILNEKVSSVSPAQAKRKVHIVYLGKRQYHDPELITNTHHEMLTTVLGSKEASVDSMIYSYRHGFSGFAAKLTEAQAQAVSELPGAVQVMPSRLHKLKTTRSWDYLGLSSSHSSTNLLHETNMGDGIIIGLLDSGIWPESKVFSDKGLGPIPSRWKGGCSSGQSFNATKHCNRKLIGARYFLKGLEAEIGEPLNTTEYLEYLSPRDALGHGTHTSSIAGGSPVVNASYYGLGFGTVRGGAPGARLAMYKVCWNLGGGFCSDADILKAFDKTIHDGVDVLSVSIGYDDIFTEIIKPDSILIGSFHAVSQGISVVCAAGNGGPSAQTVENTAPWILTVAASSIDRSFPTPITLGNNRTVMGQAMLIGNHTGFASLVYPDVESAGRLCMSPNDTSVAGKVALCFTSGTFETEFAASFVKEARGLGVIIAENSGNTEASCISDFPCIKVSYETGSQILYYISSTRHPHVRLSPSKTHVGKPVPTNVAYFSSRGPSFPSPAVLKPDIAGPGAQILGAVPPFYLKKSTKFAFLSGTSMATPHIAGIVALLKSLHPHWSPAAIKSAIVTTGWTTDPSGEPIFAQGDPTKLADPFDFGGGIVNPNRAADPGLVYDMGTADYIHYLCTLGYNNSAIFQFTEQSIRCPTREHSILDLNLPSITIPSLQNSTSLTRNVTNVGAVNSTYKASIISPAGITITVKPDTLIFDSTIKTVTFSVTVSSIHQVNTEYSFGSLTWVDGVHAVRSPISVRTMIEESYANDS from the exons ATGAGTTCAGTCCATCATGGAAGTCTCATACTAATTTTCTTAGCTTCTTTGATCTTGATTCTAAACGAGAAAGTTAGCTCGGTATCTCCTGCACAAGCTAAAAGAAAG GTCCACATTGTTTATTTGGGAAAGAGGCAGTACCATGATCCAGAACTCATCACCAACACTCATCATGAAATGCTCACTACAGTTCTTGGAAG CAAAGAAGCATCTGTAGATTCCATGATCTACAGTTACAGACATggcttctctggatttgcagcCAAGTTGACAGAAGCTCAAGCACAAGCAGTTTCAG AGTTACCTGGTGCGGTTCAAGTCATGCCCTCCCGCCTTCATAAGCTGAAGACAACAAGGAGCTGGGATTACCTTGGCCTCTCCTCTTCACATTCTTCCACCAATCTCCTGCATGAAACCAACATGGGTGATGGAATCATCATTGGTCTTCTTGACTCAG GGATCTGGCCCGAATCAAAAGTTTTCAGCGATAAAGGTCTGGGGCCAATCCCCTCTAGATGGAAAGGTGGCTGCAGCTCAGGACAGAGCTTCAATGCAACAAAGCACTGCAACAGAAAACTTATTGGAGCTCGTTATTTCTTAAAGGGACTTGAAGCAGAGATTGGAGAGCCATTGAATACCACTGAATACCTAGAATACTTGTCCCCGAGAGACGCACTTGGACATGGTACACATACATCTTCTATTGCTGGTGGTTCTCCTGTGGTCAATGCCAGCTACTATGGGCTTGGTTTTGGAACAGTGAGGGGTGGCGCACCTGGGGCTCGGCTGGCCATGTATAAAGTGTGCTGGAATTTGGGCGGGGGATTCTGCTCAGATGCTGATATACTGAAAGCTTTTGACAAAACCATACACGACGGAGTAGATGTGTTATCAGTCTCAATCGGTTACGACGACATCTTCACTGAAATTATCAAACCTGATAGCATCCTCATTGGTTCATTCCATGCTGTGTCACAGGGGATTTCGGTTGTCTGTGCAGCAGGAAATGGAGGCCCAAGTGCTCAAACAGTAGAAAATACAGCACCGTGGATATTAACTGTAGCAGCTAGCAGCATTGATCGGTCCTTCCCTACACCCATCACACTAGGCAACAACCGCACCGTCATG GGTCAAGCCATGCTCATTGGAAACCATACAGGCTTCGCTAGCTTAGTGTACCCAGATGTCGAGAGTGCTGG TCGTCTATGTATGTCACCGAATGACACTTCAGTGGCTGGAAAAGTGGCGCTCTGCTTCACTTCAGGTACATTTGAGACAGAATTTGCTGCATCTTTCGTGAAAGAAGCTCGTGGCCTGGGGGTAATTATTGCTGAGAATTCTGGAAACACCGAGGCGTCATGCATCAGCGACTTCCCATGTATTAAAGTAAGCTACGAAACTGGAAGCCAGATACTCTACTACATCAGTTCGACCAG GCATCCCCATGTAAGGCTGAGCCCTTCTAAAACACATGTTGGGAAACCCGTGCCAACCAATGTGGCCTACTTCTCATCTCGAGGGCCAAGTTTCCCCAGTCCGGCAGTTTTGAAG CCAGATATAGCAGGTCCAGGTGCCCAAATACTTGGGGCAGTTCCACCTTTTTATCTGAAAAAGAGCACCAAATTTGCTTTCCTATCGGGAACATCCATGGCAACTCCTCACATTGCAGGCATTGTTGCACTACTCAAATCCCTGCACCCACATTGGTCCCCAGCTGCAATTAAATCAGCAATTGTCACAACAG GATGGACAACTGATCCGTCTGGAGAACCAATCTTTGCCCAGGGAGATCCAACAAAGCTCGCTGATCCATTTGATTTTGGAGGTGGAATTGTGAATCCGAATAGAGCAGCGGATCCTGGTCTAGTGTATGACATGGGTACAGCGGATTATATTCATTATCTCTGTACCTTGGGCTACAACAACTCTGCCATTTTTCAGTTCACAGAACAATCCATACGCTGCCCCACTCGAGAGCATTCTATTCTTGACTTGAATCTTCCTTCCATAACCATCCCAAGCCTCCAAAATTCAACCTCTCTCACCAGAAACGTCACAAATGTTGGAGCTGTCAACTCCACATACAAAGCCTCTATCATATCCCCAGCAGGCATAACCATAACAGTAAAACCTGATacattgatttttgactctACCATCAAAACTGTTACCTTCAGTGTCACAGTTTCCTCAATTCACCAGGTGAACACAGAATACTCTTTTGGGAGCTTGACTTGGGTTGATGGGGTGCATGCAGTGAGAAGTCCCATATCTGTGAGAACTATGATCGAAGAATCTTATGCTAATGACAGCTAA
- the LOC117933813 gene encoding ribosome-binding factor PSRP1, chloroplastic: MAAPFASAALQTASFHRQYPPSPSPYSSSFLATSKSLRSLSNLSTSSGGSSILKLNATTRQTKPLAVRMSWDGPLSSVKLILQGKNLELTDTVRSHVEEKVGKAVQKHSHLVREVDVRLSIRGGELGKGPKIRRCEVTLFTKKHGVVRAEEHAETLYGSIDMVSSIIQRKLRKIKEKDSDHGRHMKGFNRLKVRDPETPLVEEEADVVPQKEDGDLINEIVRTKYFDMPPLTVPEAVEQLENVDHDFFGFRNEETGEINILYKRKAGGYGLIIPKENGKTEKLEPVVVKSDREPSLAE, from the exons ATGGCGGCTCCTTTCGCTTCAGCTGCTCTGCAAACTGCTTCCTTCCATCGCCAGTATCCGCCCTCTCCATCTCCTTATTCATCTTCCTTTTTAGCTACATCCAAGTCTCTCCGCTCGCTGTCCAATCTCTCCACATCTTCTGGCGGCTCCTCCATTCTCAAACTCAATGCAACCACTCGCCAGACCAAGCCACTGGCTGTTCGAATGTCCTGGGACGGTCCGCTCTCGTCGGTTAAACTGATCCTCCAGGGCAAAAACTTGGAG TTAACTGATACAGTTAGGAGCCATGTGGAAGAGAAAGTGGGGAAGGCAGTTCAGAAGCATAGCCATCTTGTGAGGGAAGTGGATGTTAGGTTGTCTATTCGAGGCGGAGAGCTTGGGAAAGGCCCCAAGATTCGGAGATGTGAG GTGACTTTGTTTACGAAGAAGCATGGAGTGGTTCGGGCCGAGGAACATGCTGAGACACTCTATGGGAGTATTGATATGGTGTCTTCTATTATACAGAGGAAATTGAGGAAGATTAAGGAGAAGGATTCAGACCATGGTCGACATATGAAGGGGTTCAACAGACTGAAAGTGAGGGATCCAGAGACTCCATTAGTGGAGGAGGAAGCTGATGTAGTTCCTCAAAAAGAGGATGGGGACCTAATCAATGAG ATTGTTCGGACAAAATACTTTGACATGCCACCTTTGACTGTACCTGAAGCCGTTGAGCAGCTGGAAAATGTTGATCATGACTTCTTTGGTTTTCGAAATGAAGAGACTG GTGAGATTAATATTTTGTACAAAAGAAAAGCTGGTGGATATGGGCTTATTATTCCTAAAGAAAATGGCAAAACTGAGAAATTAGAGCCTGTGGTGGTAAAGTCAGATAGGGAACCTTCCTTGGCAGAATAG
- the LOC117933594 gene encoding transcription termination factor MTERF8, chloroplastic yields MAALLSLLPNPFSSSSSSSSPSLPSVPINTPATPQFSVALSATSHLHNWVSVINASITRTSQLKTLLLPKCFAINSTISSSDVFNDTGSLFSLFQGLGVDEREVELLLNKNPSLRLASFDCVHERVCSLESLGINGVALYSLITKCPDVLTAPEIDPLISFIRDDLEGKIEPAQICRLLKAAEPRFLVGFDGKVRLLVHHGIPQERIAHVLNNVNLTRAICLKSAEEIEKTFTFLSRFGAVDIIIKRPAILNYDLESQLIPRVRVLVELSGGDDAATGVVLRKLPAIVRYSEEHLGGHVEFLRSFAGLSDQEIFKIVCVFPNVFSASKERKLNPRIDFLKQCGLNSYDIFRFLIKAPLFLGLSFEENLVYKLSLLVKIGYQYRTRELAIAMGAVTRTSCENLQKVIGLFLSYGLSCEDIVAMSNKHPQILQYNPTSLKEKIEYLIEDMGREVDELLAFPAFLGYKLDDRIKHRYEVKKKIIGEGMSLNKLLSVSTERFSRRKKKDPAHTTENPSGSKG; encoded by the exons ATGGCTGCTCTACTCTCTTTGCTTCCGAATccattctcttcttcttcttcttcatcttctccgTCGCTCCCCTCGGTACCCATCAATACTCCGGCAACACCTCAGTTCTCAGTTGCTTTATCTGCAACTAGTCATCTTCATAATTGGGTTTCTGTGATCAATGCTAGTATAACCAGAACCAGTCAACTGAAGACGCTGTTGCTGCCCAAATGCTTCGCCATTAACAGCACCATCTCCTCCTCCGATGTCTTCAATGACACGG GATCACTCTTCTCGCTCTTCCAAGGACTTGGAGTCGATGAAAGGGAGGTGGAATTACTTTTAAACAAGAACCCGTCTCTCCGGCTTGCGTCTTTTGATTGTGTACATGAACGGGTTTGTTCTTTAGAGTCACTTGGAATCAATGGGGTTGCGCTGTATAGCTTGATTACCAAATGTCCAGATGTGTTAACTGCTCCTGAAATCGATCCATTAATTAGTTTCATTCGGGACGATTTAGAGGGGAAGATAGAGCCCGCCCAGATTTGCCGTCTTTTGAAGGCCGCAGAACCAAGATTCTTGGTGGGTTTTGATGGGAAGGTTAGACTGCTCGTTCATCATGGAATCCCCCAGGAGAGGATTGCTCATGTTCTCAACAATGTTAATTTAACCAGGGCAATATGCCTTAAGTCAGctgaagaaattgaaaaaacattCACCTTCTTGAGTCGTTTTGGCGCTGTTGATATAATCATTAAGCGCCCGGCAATTCTCAATTATGACTTGGAGAGTCAACTGATTCCTAGGGTTAGGGTTCTTGTAGAGCTCAGTGGGGGAGATGATGCTGCCACAGGAGTGGTTTTGCGTAAGCTCCCGGCAATTGTGAGATATAGTGAGGAGCATTTGGGTGGTCATGTGGAGTTCTTGAGGTCATTTGCCGGTCTTAGTGACCAGGAAATTTTCAAGATTGTATGTGTGTTCCCTAATGTTTTCAGTGCAAGCAAGGAGAGGAAATTGAATCCCAGGATTGATTTTCTCAAGCAATGTGGGTTGAATTCCTATGATATCTTCAGGTTCTTGATAAAAGCGCCTCTGTTTCTAGGGTTGTCCTTTGAAGAGAACCTCGTGTACAAACTCAGTTTATTGGTGAAGATCGGATATCAATATAGGACAAGGGAATTGGCCATCGCCATGGGAGCTGTGACAAGAACAAGCTGCGAGAATTTACAGAAGGTGATTGGGCTATTTTTGAGTTATGGATTATCTTGTGAGGACATTGTTGCCATGAGCAATAAGCATCCCCAGATACTACAATACAATCCCACTTCTTTGAAGGAGAAGATTGAATACTTGATTGAGGACATGGGTCGTGAAGTTGATGAGCTGTTGGCTTTTCCTGCGTTTCTCGGTTACAAACTTGATGACAGAATCAAGCATAGGTATGAAGTAAAGAAGAAGATTATAGGAGAAGGAATGTCTCTCAACAAGCTTTTGAGTGTGTCTACAGAGAGATTCtcaaggaggaagaagaaggatCCAGCACATACAACTGAGAATCCGAGTGGAAGTAAAGGTTAG
- the LOC117934298 gene encoding subtilisin-like protease SBT3.5 — MSSLHHGSLILIFLASFILILNEKVSSVSPAQAKSKVHIVYLGKRQHHDPEFITNAHHEMLTTVLGSKEASVDSMLYSYRHGFSGFAAKLTEAQAQAVSELPDVVQVMPSRLHKLKTTRSWDYLGLSSSHSSTNLLHETNMGDGIIIGLLDSGIWPESKVFSDKGLGPIPSRWKGGCSSGQSFNATKHCNRKLIGARYFLKGLEAEIGEPLNTTEYLEYLSPRDALGHGTHTSSIAGGSPVVNASYYGLGFGTVRGGAPGARLAMYKACWNLGGGFCSDADILKAFDKAIHDGVDVLSVSLGSDDILFTEIIKPDSILIGSFHAVAQGISVVCAAGNGGPSAQTVENTAPWILTVAASSIDRSFPTPITLGNNRTVMGQAMLTGNHTGLASLVYPDDPHVESPSNCLSISPNDTSVAGKVALCFTSDTLETQLAASFVKEARGLGVIIAENSGNTQASCISDFPCIKVSYETGSQILHYISSTRHPHVRLSPSKTHVGKPVPTNVAYFSSRGPSFPSPAVLKPDIAGPGAQILGAVPPSDLKKNTEFAFYSGTSMATPHIAGIVALLKSLHPHWSPAVIKSAIVTTGWTTDPSGEPIFAEGDPTKLADPFDFGGGIVNPNRAADPGLVYDMGTADYIHYLCTLGYNNSAIFQFTEQSIRCPTREHSILDLNLPSITIPSLQNSTSLTRNVTNVGAVNSTYKASIISPAGTTITVKPDTLIFDSTIKTVTFSVKVSSIQQVNTGYSFGSLTWIDGVHAVRSPISVRTMIKESYANDS; from the exons ATGAGTTCGCTCCATCATGGAAGTCTCATACTAATTTTCTTAGCTTCTTTCATCTTGATTCTAAACGAGAAAGTTAGCTCGGTATCTCCGGCACAAGCCAAAAGCAAG GTCCACATCGTTTATTTGGGAAAGAGGCAGCACCATGATCCAGAATTCATCACCAACGCTCATCATGAAATGCTCACTACAGTTCTTGGAAG CAAAGAAGCATCTGTAGATTCCATGCTCTACAGTTACAGACATggcttctctggatttgcagcCAAGTTGACAGAAGCTCAAGCACAAGCAGTTTCAG AGTTACCTGATGTGGTTCAAGTCATGCCCTCCCGCCTTCATAAGCTGAAGACAACAAGGAGCTGGGATTACCTTGGCCTCTCCTCTTCACATTCTTCCACCAATCTCCTGCATGAAACCAACATGGGTGATGGAATCATCATTGGTCTTCTTGACTCAG GGATCTGGCCCGAATCAAAAGTTTTCAGCGATAAAGGTCTGGGCCCAATCCCCTCTAGATGGAAAGGTGGCTGCAGCTCAGGACAGAGCTTCAATGCTACAAAGCACTGCAACAGAAAACTTATTGGAGCTCGATATTTCTTGAAGGGACTTGAAGCAGAGATTGGAGAGCCATTGAATACCACCGAATACCTAGAATACTTGTCCCCGAGAGACGCACTTGGACATGGTACACATACATCTTCTATTGCTGGTGGTTCTCCTGTGGTCAATGCCAGCTACTATGGGCTTGGTTTTGGAACAGTGAGGGGTGGCGCACCTGGGGCTCGGCTGGCCATGTATAAAGCGTGCTGGAATTTGGGCGGGGGATTCTGCTCAGATGCTGATATACTGAAAGCTTTTGACAAAGCCATCCACGACGGAGTAGATGTGTTATCAGTCTCACTCGGTTCCGACGACATCCTGTTCACTGAAATTATCAAACCTGATAGCATCCTCATTGGTTCATTCCATGCTGTGGCACAGGGGATTTCAGTTGTTTGTGCAGCAGGAAATGGAGGCCCAAGTGCTCAAACAGTAGAGAATACAGCACCGTGGATATTAACTGTAGCAGCTAGCAGCATTGATCGGTCCTTCCCTACACCCATCACACTAGGCAACAACCGCACCGTCATG GGTCAAGCCATGCTCACTGGAAACCATACAGGCCTCGCCAGCTTAGTGTACCCAGATGACCCACATGTCGAGAGTCCTAG CAATTGTCTATCTATATCACCGAATGACACTTCAGTGGCTGGAAAGGTGGCGCTCTGCTTCACTTCAGATACATTGGAGACACAATTAGCTGCATCTTTCGTGAAAGAAGCTCGTGGCCTGGGGGTAATTATTGCTGAGAATTCTGGAAACACCCAGGCATCATGCATCAGTGACTTCCCATGTATTAAAGTAAGCTACGAAACTGGAAGCCAGATACTCCACTACATCAGTTCGACCAG GCATCCCCATGTAAGGCTGAGCCCTTCTAAAACACATGTTGGGAAACCCGTGCCAACCAATGTGGCCTACTTCTCATCTCGAGGGCCAAGTTTCCCCAGTCCAGCAGTATTGAAG CCAGATATAGCAGGTCCAGGTGCCCAAATACTTGGGGCAGTTCCACCTTCTGATCTGAAAAAGAACACCGAATTTGCTTTCTATTCTGGAACATCCATGGCAACTCCTCACATTGCAGGCATTGTTGCACTACTCAAATCCCTGCACCCACATTGGTCCCCAGCTGTAATTAAATCAGCAATTGTCACAACAG GATGGACAACTGATCCGTCTGGAGAACCAATCTTTGCCGAGGGAGATCCAACAAAGCTCGCTGATCCATTTGATTTTGGGGGTGGAATTGTGAACCCGAATAGAGCAGCGGATCCTGGTCTAGTGTATGACATGGGTACAGCGGATTATATTCATTATCTCTGTACCTTGGGCTACAACAACTCTGCCATTTTTCAGTTCACAGAACAATCCATACGCTGCCCCACTCGAGAGCATTCTATTCTTGACTTGAATCTTCCTTCCATAACCATCCCAAGCCTCCAAAATTCAACCTCCCTCACCAGAAATGTCACAAATGTTGGAGCTGTCAACTCCACGTACAAAGCCTCTATCATATCCCCAGCAGGCACAACCATAACAGTAAAACCTGATACTTTGATTTTTGACTCTACCATCAAAACTGTTACCTTCAGTGTCAAAGTTTCCTCAATTCAACAGGTGAACACAGGATACTCTTTTGGGAGCTTGACTTGGATTGATGGGGTGCATGCAGTGAGAAGTCCCATATCTGTGAGAACTATGATCAAAGAATCTTATGCTAATGACAGCTAA
- the LOC117933595 gene encoding uncharacterized protein LOC117933595: MLCSISTGKSGSKWLDRLRSAKGFPTGNDDDLEHFLTHRDPNLSNSPITKPSDPKSISDSTCSDEKPVQDRSQPPETGEKEWFGIMSNVLAELFNMGDSNQIPKLSGKKSSRKQTNPKICLLSSVRQEDEVPATAPSSGDNSLTEMKDSNGEVKTVNQGKVDCLDAEEEKCNQDLSAYSRSEVTVIDTSCAVWKFEKLLFRKKNVWKVRDKKGKSRSIGRKKRKASECDEQLEARKKMKLSVESFKERNEEESAMPSNEEQNPHDAKKEECKETSDGLSQVPKKRSPFSRLPRKSREGGSPVILVRGSKKTGANLPKITLKDTSRRHKA, encoded by the exons ATGCTCTGTTCGATCTCCACCGGAAAATCCGGTTCCAAGTGGCTCGACCGCCTCCGGTCGGCCAAAGGTTTTCCGACCGGCAACGACGATGATCTCGAGCACTTCCTCACCCACCGAGACCCTAACCTGTCCAATTCTCCAATCACCAAACCCTCCGATCCCAAATCCATATCCGATTCCACTTGCTCCGATGAAAAGCCAGTTCAAGATCGGAGCCAGCCGCCGGAGACCGGAGAAAAGGAATGGTTTGGTATAATGAGCAATGTTCTAGCGGAGCTTTTTAACATGGGAGACTCCAACCAAATCCCCAAGCTTTCCGGGAAGAAGAGTTCCAGGaaacaaacaaaccctaaaatcTGCCTTCTCTCGAGTGTGCGGCAGGAGGATGAGGTTCCGGCTACTGCGCCGTCCAGCGGCGATAACAGTTTGACGGAGATGAAGGATTCGAACGGCGAGGTGAAGACGGTAAATCAAGGGAAGGTTGATTGTTTGGATGCTGAGGAAGAGAAGTGCAATCAGGATCTTTCGGCGTACTCGCGGAGTGAAGTGACGGTGATTGATACGAGCTGTGCGGTGTGGAAGTTTGAGAAGTTGTTGTTTAGGAAGAAGAATGTGTGGAAGGTTCGAGATAAGAAAGGGAAGTCGAGGAGTATTGGGAGAAAGAAGAGGAAAGCGAGTGAATGCGATGAGCAGTTGGAAGCGAGGAAAAAGATGAAACTTTCTGTAGAATCattcaaggaaagaaatgaagaagagtCTGCAATGCCATCAAATGAA GAACAAAACCCTCACgatgccaaaaaggaagagtgCAAAGAGACTTCAGATGGTCTCAGCCAAGTTCCTAAAAAGAG GTCGCCTTTCTCTAGATTACCCAGGAAATCAAGGGAGGGAGGCTCACCTGTTATCCTTGTAAGAGGCAGCAAGAAAACTGGGGCAAACcttcctaaaatcactctcAAGGATACTTCAAGACGGCACAAGGCTTGA